Proteins encoded by one window of Roseibium sp. Sym1:
- a CDS encoding glutathione S-transferase family protein: MSGIIFYTNPMSRGRIVRWMLEELGQPYETRVMDYGPQMKSPDYLAINPMGKVPAVLHGDAVVTEAAACCAYLAFAFPEAGLAPAPGPPESAAYLRWMFFAAGPGEAAITNAHFGFELPDDPQARGRSGYGSLETVADALAAMLSDGRDYVTGAAFSAADVYVGSQILWGRMLGTLPDRPGFAEYAERLTARPAAVRAREIDDALVSASG, from the coding sequence ATGTCCGGGATCATCTTCTACACAAACCCCATGTCACGCGGACGCATCGTGCGCTGGATGCTCGAGGAACTGGGTCAGCCTTACGAGACGCGGGTGATGGACTATGGACCGCAGATGAAATCGCCCGACTATCTGGCGATCAACCCCATGGGCAAGGTGCCGGCCGTGCTGCACGGAGACGCCGTGGTGACCGAAGCCGCCGCCTGCTGCGCCTACCTCGCCTTCGCCTTTCCCGAAGCTGGTCTCGCCCCGGCGCCGGGCCCCCCCGAGAGTGCGGCCTATTTGCGCTGGATGTTCTTCGCTGCCGGACCGGGCGAGGCGGCGATCACCAACGCCCATTTCGGTTTCGAGCTGCCCGACGACCCGCAGGCGCGGGGGCGGTCCGGTTACGGCTCTCTGGAGACGGTCGCCGACGCGCTCGCCGCGATGCTGTCGGACGGGCGGGACTATGTGACCGGAGCGGCATTCAGCGCCGCGGATGTCTATGTGGGCTCGCAAATTCTCTGGGGAAGGATGCTCGGCACCTTGCCTGACCGGCCCGGGTTTGCAGAATACGCCGAGCGCCTGACGGCGCGCCCCGCGGCGGTCCGGGCGCGCGAAATCGATGACGCGCTGGTGTCTGCGTCGGGTTGA
- a CDS encoding prephenate dehydratase, whose amino-acid sequence MNDRKRIVFQGETGANSHMACRSVYPDYEAIPCATFEDCFSAMDDGTADLAMIPIENSVAGRVADIHHLLPKSNLHIIGEYFMPIRFQLMAPKGATVEGLKKVQSHIHALGQCRNVIRELGLAAVVGGDTAGSARQIAELGDPSVGALAPEMAAEIYNLDILRRDVEDAAHNTTRFVILSRDKLEAAHNGQPVITTFVFRVRNVPAALYKALGGFATNGVNMTKLESYQLEGQFFASMFYADVEGHPEDPGVALALEELAFFCAELNLLGVYRASPFRDKIKEPEANRALRPNPHS is encoded by the coding sequence ATGAACGACAGAAAGAGAATAGTGTTTCAGGGAGAGACCGGCGCCAATTCCCACATGGCCTGCCGGAGCGTTTACCCGGACTATGAGGCCATTCCCTGCGCGACATTCGAAGACTGTTTCTCGGCCATGGACGACGGCACGGCCGATCTGGCCATGATCCCGATCGAGAATTCGGTCGCCGGACGCGTCGCCGACATCCACCATCTGCTGCCCAAGTCGAACCTTCATATCATCGGCGAGTATTTCATGCCGATCCGGTTTCAGCTGATGGCACCGAAGGGCGCGACCGTGGAAGGGCTGAAAAAGGTCCAGAGCCACATCCATGCGCTCGGCCAGTGCCGCAATGTCATCCGCGAGCTCGGCCTTGCCGCGGTGGTTGGCGGCGATACCGCCGGATCCGCCCGTCAGATCGCCGAGCTCGGCGACCCGAGTGTCGGTGCACTCGCGCCTGAAATGGCCGCGGAAATCTACAATCTCGACATTTTGCGGCGGGACGTCGAGGACGCCGCGCACAACACCACACGTTTCGTTATTCTCTCGCGTGACAAGTTGGAAGCCGCCCATAACGGCCAGCCGGTCATCACCACGTTCGTCTTCCGGGTCCGCAACGTCCCGGCAGCGCTCTACAAGGCGCTCGGGGGCTTCGCGACCAACGGCGTCAACATGACAAAACTGGAATCCTACCAGTTGGAAGGTCAGTTCTTTGCCTCTATGTTCTACGCCGATGTCGAAGGTCACCCGGAGGATCCCGGTGTTGCCCTCGCTCTCGAGGAACTTGCCTTTTTCTGCGCCGAGCTGAACCTGCTCGGCGTTTACCGGGCGAGCCCCTTCCGGGACAAGATCAAGGAACCGGAAGCCAATCGCGCCCTGCGGCCGAATCCACATTCCTGA
- a CDS encoding c-type cytochrome has translation MDSFTLNKVAGAVLGVLILTMGVGIVSDIIFHPTIPGKPGYEIVVASAEDSTSEVEAVPEVAPISERIVEASAEDGEKVAKKCAACHDFTQGGANKVGPALWGVIGRKPGGHEGFGYSSAMVAFGEANAEWTYEELDHFLEAPKKYVDGTSMSFNGLRKPEDRADLIAYLREQSDSPAPLPTE, from the coding sequence ATGGATTCCTTCACGTTGAACAAGGTCGCTGGTGCGGTCCTAGGGGTTCTTATTTTGACGATGGGTGTCGGGATTGTGTCCGACATCATTTTCCATCCGACGATCCCCGGCAAACCGGGATATGAGATCGTCGTTGCTTCCGCCGAGGATTCCACGTCTGAAGTGGAAGCTGTGCCGGAAGTCGCCCCGATCTCCGAGCGTATCGTCGAGGCCTCCGCCGAGGATGGCGAAAAGGTTGCCAAGAAGTGTGCGGCCTGCCACGACTTCACGCAGGGCGGCGCCAACAAGGTCGGACCAGCCCTGTGGGGTGTGATCGGACGCAAGCCGGGTGGACATGAGGGCTTTGGCTATTCCTCGGCCATGGTGGCGTTCGGCGAAGCAAACGCCGAATGGACCTACGAAGAACTTGATCACTTCCTCGAGGCGCCGAAGAAATACGTTGACGGTACGTCCATGAGCTTTAACGGCCTTCGTAAACCTGAAGATCGTGCCGACCTGATTGCTTATCTTCGTGAGCAGTCGGATTCGCCGGCACCGTTGCCGACCGAGTAA
- a CDS encoding extracellular solute-binding protein has product MNDRLTPSRRQVLHLGGAAALAASVPWSPVPVRAQEAPDARHGLSVFGDLKYPADFAHFDYVNPDAPRGGTFSFQAPYWYFNQNVQTYNTFNSFVLKGDAPPRMELCFDTLMVRAWDEPDAVYGLVAETVEVSEDGNVFTFNLRPEARFHDGSKLTAEDVAYSIMLVKADGHPMLSQPLAVLKDAVVLGEYRVALHFDGNQARNFPLTVAADYPIFSKRYYTAYDFKQSTLTPPLSSGPYKVGKHAIGRYVEYHRVEKYWARDLPVARGQFNFATIRTEFFRERQVAFESFKKGNVYYREEFSSKNWATEYNFPAFEDGQVVRREFPDGQIAGAQGWFINTRLEKFKDPRVREALGFAFDFEWSNKNLFYGLYQRTQSFFENSAMKAEGTPSPEELALLEPYRDRLPEAVFGEAVVPPVSDGSGFDRNLLRKASDLLAEAGFERQGSDLIGPDGKPFTIEFLNNTKAFERIVNPFIQNLEKLGIRANLRIVDPAQYQSRLNDYDFDIASRRFSLSTTLSDSIRDIWGSKAAATPGTYNVAGIADPVVDALLDKAVAAQSREEMNTAARALDRVLRAGHYWIPQWHKNIHTVAMWDVYGYPEETPRYFFPVEELWWIDAEKAEKLGKAG; this is encoded by the coding sequence ATGAATGATCGCCTCACTCCCTCGCGCCGGCAGGTTCTGCACCTGGGCGGCGCGGCCGCGCTCGCCGCGTCGGTTCCCTGGTCGCCGGTGCCGGTACGGGCCCAGGAGGCGCCGGACGCCCGCCACGGCCTGTCGGTCTTCGGCGACCTGAAATACCCTGCCGATTTCGCCCATTTCGATTACGTCAATCCCGATGCCCCCAGGGGAGGCACCTTTTCGTTTCAGGCGCCCTACTGGTACTTCAACCAGAATGTCCAGACCTACAACACCTTCAATTCCTTCGTCCTGAAGGGAGACGCGCCGCCGCGCATGGAGCTTTGCTTCGACACGCTGATGGTGCGCGCCTGGGACGAGCCCGATGCGGTCTACGGCCTGGTCGCCGAAACGGTCGAAGTGTCGGAAGACGGCAATGTCTTCACATTCAACCTGCGCCCGGAAGCCAGGTTTCATGACGGCTCCAAGCTGACGGCCGAGGATGTCGCCTATTCGATCATGCTGGTCAAGGCGGACGGTCATCCGATGCTGAGCCAGCCCCTGGCCGTGCTCAAGGATGCCGTGGTTCTGGGCGAGTACAGGGTCGCGCTGCATTTTGACGGCAACCAGGCGCGCAATTTTCCGCTGACCGTTGCCGCCGACTATCCGATTTTCTCCAAGCGCTATTACACTGCCTACGATTTCAAGCAGTCGACACTGACCCCGCCGCTGTCCTCCGGACCATACAAGGTCGGCAAACACGCGATCGGCCGTTATGTGGAGTACCACCGGGTCGAGAAATACTGGGCGAGGGACCTTCCCGTCGCCAGGGGACAGTTCAACTTCGCCACGATCAGGACCGAGTTCTTCCGCGAACGGCAAGTGGCCTTCGAGTCCTTCAAGAAGGGCAACGTGTATTACCGGGAGGAATTCTCGTCGAAGAACTGGGCGACGGAATACAATTTCCCAGCCTTCGAAGACGGTCAGGTCGTGCGGCGGGAATTCCCAGATGGCCAGATTGCCGGGGCGCAGGGCTGGTTCATCAACACGCGCCTGGAGAAGTTCAAGGACCCTAGGGTGCGCGAGGCACTCGGGTTTGCCTTCGATTTCGAATGGTCCAACAAGAACCTCTTCTACGGACTGTATCAGCGGACCCAGTCCTTCTTTGAAAACTCGGCGATGAAGGCCGAAGGCACACCTTCCCCCGAAGAGCTCGCGCTATTGGAGCCCTACCGCGACCGGTTGCCCGAAGCGGTCTTCGGGGAGGCGGTCGTGCCACCGGTCAGCGACGGGTCCGGTTTCGACCGCAACCTGCTGCGCAAGGCGAGCGATCTGCTGGCCGAGGCCGGCTTTGAGCGCCAGGGATCCGATCTCATCGGCCCTGACGGCAAGCCGTTCACGATCGAGTTCCTGAACAACACCAAGGCCTTCGAGCGGATCGTCAATCCGTTCATCCAGAACCTGGAAAAGCTTGGTATCCGGGCAAACCTGCGCATCGTCGATCCCGCGCAATACCAGTCGCGGCTCAATGACTATGATTTCGATATCGCCAGCCGCAGGTTCAGCCTGTCGACGACGCTGTCGGACAGCATTCGCGATATCTGGGGATCAAAGGCGGCCGCGACGCCGGGCACCTACAATGTGGCGGGGATCGCCGATCCTGTTGTCGATGCCCTGCTCGACAAGGCGGTCGCCGCGCAAAGCCGCGAGGAAATGAACACGGCCGCGCGCGCGCTCGACCGGGTTCTGAGGGCCGGCCATTACTGGATTCCCCAATGGCACAAGAACATCCACACTGTCGCCATGTGGGATGTCTATGGATACCCGGAGGAAACGCCGCGTTATTTCTTCCCGGTGGAAGAACTCTGGTGGATAGACGCCGAAAAGGCGGAAAAACTCGGCAAAGCCGGATAA
- a CDS encoding extracellular solute-binding protein: protein MVFTWRFFKQAAAGLALAGAVSVSGLGNGAVQAQEPEWQHGSALNGTPKYAADVEHFDYVNPEAPKGGTVRLAASGSFDTFNILAQKGNLAPGVALIYESLMEPSLDEEDISAQYGVLAEAVRFPDDYSWVEYRLNPDARWHDGEPVTAEDVVWSFKKAIELDPQRKFYYQNVEKTEIVDERTIRFSFDVSGNRELPKIMGQLTILPKHWWEGTDDKGEARDISRSTLEPPLGSGPYRIKDFSPSRQVILERVDDYWGEDLPIRVGANNFGEIRYISFLDDSVQFEAFKGDQYDYHVERSSSQWAKRYDFPAVKDGRVVKEIFPDKSRGVMQGFFLNLRREKFQDPRVRRALNFAYDFETTNEIVSANLLKRVNSYFAGTELASSGLPEGKELEILEEVRDLVPPEVFTEEYTNPVGGSPDKVRANLREAVKLLREAGYELKDRKMIDPATGEQLSIEFLYRDKASERSLLPYSKNLEAIGIKPILRLVDTSQFINRIRGRDFDTTVLAIGQSLSPGNEQREYWGSEAADNDSSANYAGIRNPAVDKLIDKVIFAQDRETLVAATRALDRVLLWNHYVVPQFYVDETRTARWNRFAHPESMPEYSTGFPTIWWYDEALAAKTEALK from the coding sequence ATGGTGTTCACGTGGCGATTTTTCAAACAGGCTGCAGCAGGTCTCGCGCTGGCTGGCGCCGTTTCGGTCTCGGGACTCGGGAACGGCGCGGTGCAGGCCCAGGAGCCCGAGTGGCAACATGGATCGGCGCTTAACGGAACACCGAAATACGCTGCCGATGTCGAGCATTTCGACTACGTCAATCCTGAGGCCCCCAAAGGCGGCACCGTGCGGCTGGCCGCAAGCGGCAGTTTCGACACGTTCAATATTCTCGCTCAGAAGGGCAACCTCGCACCGGGTGTCGCCCTGATCTACGAAAGCCTGATGGAACCGTCCCTCGACGAAGAGGACATCAGCGCCCAATACGGGGTCCTTGCCGAAGCCGTCCGCTTTCCGGATGACTATTCCTGGGTGGAGTACCGGCTGAACCCCGACGCGCGCTGGCATGACGGCGAGCCGGTCACCGCCGAAGACGTTGTCTGGTCGTTTAAGAAGGCGATCGAGCTGGACCCCCAGCGCAAGTTCTACTACCAGAACGTCGAAAAGACCGAGATAGTCGACGAGCGCACGATCCGGTTCTCCTTCGATGTGAGCGGCAACCGGGAACTGCCCAAGATCATGGGTCAGCTGACGATCCTGCCGAAGCACTGGTGGGAGGGAACCGACGACAAGGGCGAGGCCCGTGACATCTCACGCTCGACGCTCGAACCGCCCCTGGGGTCGGGCCCGTACCGGATCAAGGATTTTTCCCCGAGCCGTCAGGTCATCCTCGAACGGGTCGATGACTATTGGGGCGAGGATCTGCCGATCCGGGTCGGCGCCAACAATTTCGGCGAGATCCGCTATATCTCGTTCCTGGACGACTCCGTGCAGTTCGAGGCGTTCAAGGGCGACCAGTATGACTATCATGTCGAGCGCAGCTCCAGCCAGTGGGCCAAGCGCTACGATTTTCCGGCCGTCAAGGACGGGCGCGTGGTCAAGGAGATCTTTCCGGACAAGTCGCGGGGCGTCATGCAGGGGTTCTTCTTGAACCTGCGCCGGGAAAAGTTTCAGGATCCCCGGGTCCGCCGGGCTCTCAACTTTGCCTATGATTTCGAAACCACGAACGAGATCGTCTCCGCCAATCTGTTGAAGCGGGTGAATTCCTATTTCGCCGGAACGGAGCTGGCGTCTTCGGGTCTTCCGGAGGGCAAGGAGCTGGAGATCCTGGAAGAGGTGCGCGACCTGGTGCCGCCGGAGGTCTTCACCGAGGAATACACCAATCCGGTCGGAGGGTCGCCCGACAAAGTGCGCGCCAATCTGCGCGAGGCGGTCAAGTTGTTGCGGGAAGCGGGTTACGAGCTCAAGGACCGCAAGATGATCGATCCGGCGACCGGCGAGCAGCTTTCCATCGAGTTCCTTTACAGGGACAAGGCCAGCGAGCGGTCCCTGTTGCCCTATTCCAAGAACCTGGAAGCGATCGGCATCAAGCCGATCCTGCGTCTGGTCGACACATCGCAATTCATCAACCGGATCCGCGGGCGGGATTTCGACACGACCGTCCTGGCAATCGGACAGTCGCTGTCACCTGGCAACGAACAGCGTGAATACTGGGGCTCCGAGGCTGCCGACAACGACAGCTCCGCCAATTATGCCGGCATCAGGAACCCCGCCGTCGACAAGCTGATCGACAAGGTGATCTTTGCACAAGACAGGGAAACGCTGGTGGCCGCCACCCGCGCGCTTGACCGGGTCTTGCTCTGGAACCATTACGTCGTGCCCCAGTTCTACGTCGATGAAACCCGCACGGCGCGCTGGAACCGGTTCGCTCATCCCGAGAGCATGCCGGAATACAGCACCGGCTTTCCGACGATCTGGTGGTATGACGAGGCGCTTGCCGCGAAGACGGAGGCCCTGAAATGA
- a CDS encoding 2,3-bisphosphoglycerate-dependent phosphoglycerate mutase — protein sequence MDRLLVLVRHGQSDWNLKNLFTGWKDPDLTEQGVAEAHKAGEQLRDLKLTFDIAFTSVLSRAQKTLDIILDELGQTGLETVKDQALNERDYGDLTGMNKDEARAQFGEEQVHIWRRSFDVPPPGGESLKMTAERVLPYYKAEILPKVLAGKRTIVAAHGNSLRSLIMELENLSPEEILKRELGTGTPIIYRLDENGAILSVQDLAD from the coding sequence ATGGACCGCCTTCTTGTGCTTGTCCGTCACGGACAAAGCGACTGGAATTTGAAGAACCTGTTCACGGGCTGGAAGGATCCGGACCTGACGGAACAGGGTGTGGCGGAAGCCCACAAGGCCGGAGAGCAGCTCAGGGATCTGAAACTGACCTTCGACATTGCCTTTACGTCAGTGCTGTCCCGCGCGCAGAAGACACTCGACATCATTCTGGATGAACTCGGCCAGACGGGGCTGGAGACGGTCAAGGACCAGGCCCTGAACGAACGTGACTACGGTGATCTTACCGGAATGAACAAGGACGAGGCGCGCGCGCAGTTCGGCGAAGAGCAGGTGCATATCTGGCGCCGCTCCTTCGACGTGCCGCCTCCCGGCGGGGAGAGCCTGAAAATGACCGCGGAGCGGGTGCTGCCCTACTACAAGGCCGAGATCCTGCCCAAGGTTCTGGCGGGCAAGCGCACCATTGTTGCTGCGCATGGCAATTCGCTGAGGTCGTTGATCATGGAGCTGGAAAACCTCTCTCCCGAGGAAATCCTGAAACGTGAACTGGGGACCGGTACGCCGATCATCTACCGGCTGGACGAGAATGGCGCCATTCTGAGTGTTCAGGATCTGGCCGACTGA
- a CDS encoding microcin C ABC transporter permease YejB: MGAYILRRLLLMIPTLVGIMAINFLIVQFAPGGPVERVIAQLQGTDVSATSRISGGGGDMLGAGNDASGGSGSASGDSVTSKYRGAQGLDPEFIKQLEAQFGFDKPPLERFLKMLGDYARFDFGESYFRDIKIWELIKEKLPVSVSLGLWMTLISYAVSIPLGIRKAVSDGSRFDIWTSGIIVVAYAIPGFLFAVLLIVLFAGGSFWDIFPLRGLVSDNWEELSWPARILDYFWHLALPLTAMALSAFATTTLLTKNSFLDEIRKQYVTTARAKGLGERQVLYGHVFRNAMLIVVAGFPGAFISSFFAGALLIETIFSLDGLGLLGFESVINRDYAVVFATVYIFGLMGLLVSLISDLTYTWIDPRIDFESREV, from the coding sequence ATGGGCGCCTATATCCTTCGCCGCTTGCTTTTGATGATACCGACGCTGGTCGGGATCATGGCAATCAACTTCCTGATCGTCCAGTTCGCGCCGGGCGGTCCGGTGGAAAGGGTCATCGCCCAGCTCCAGGGCACGGATGTCTCGGCAACCTCGCGGATAAGCGGCGGCGGCGGTGACATGCTCGGCGCTGGCAATGATGCCTCCGGCGGCAGCGGGTCTGCGTCCGGAGACAGCGTCACGTCCAAGTATCGCGGCGCCCAGGGCCTGGATCCCGAATTCATCAAGCAGCTCGAGGCCCAGTTCGGGTTCGACAAACCGCCTCTGGAGCGCTTTTTGAAGATGCTGGGCGACTATGCCCGTTTCGACTTCGGTGAAAGCTATTTCCGGGACATCAAGATCTGGGAGCTGATCAAGGAAAAACTGCCGGTTTCAGTCTCGCTCGGCCTCTGGATGACCCTGATCTCCTACGCTGTTTCGATCCCGCTTGGAATTCGCAAGGCGGTCTCGGACGGCTCGAGGTTCGATATCTGGACTTCGGGGATCATCGTGGTGGCCTATGCCATCCCCGGTTTCCTGTTCGCCGTGTTGCTGATCGTGCTGTTCGCGGGCGGATCCTTCTGGGACATTTTCCCGCTGCGCGGCCTGGTCTCGGACAATTGGGAGGAACTGTCCTGGCCAGCGCGGATCCTGGATTACTTCTGGCACCTCGCCCTGCCGCTGACCGCCATGGCCCTGTCCGCCTTTGCAACCACGACGCTGCTGACCAAGAACTCGTTCCTTGACGAGATCCGCAAGCAATACGTGACCACGGCCAGGGCAAAGGGGCTCGGCGAGCGCCAGGTTCTCTACGGCCATGTGTTCCGCAATGCGATGCTCATCGTTGTCGCGGGCTTCCCGGGCGCCTTCATCTCCTCCTTCTTCGCCGGGGCGCTCCTGATCGAGACGATTTTCTCGCTCGACGGACTTGGCCTGCTCGGTTTCGAATCGGTGATCAACCGGGATTACGCCGTCGTCTTCGCGACCGTCTACATATTCGGCCTGATGGGGCTTCTGGTGAGTCTCATCTCCGACCTCACCTATACCTGGATCGATCCCCGGATCGATTTCGAAAGCCGGGAGGTCTGA
- a CDS encoding 3-deoxy-manno-octulosonate cytidylyltransferase, which produces MTAALVIIPARLAATRLPRKPLADICGKPMIVRVLEQARNADIGEVAVACDDKDVFEAVQDHGGKAVMTRTDHASGSDRIFEAAGLLDPDKKHDVILNVQGDVPLIEPAAIRAAFAPLAVSDVAVGTIMTEITDPAYRDNPNFVKAVTTPNGHGHHRALYFTRATAPSGDGPLYQHLGIYAYRRNALARFVQLPPSPLEMREKLEQLRALEAGMRIDVSIIDSAPMDVNTQEDLDRARAAYQTT; this is translated from the coding sequence TTGACAGCAGCACTTGTCATCATTCCGGCGCGTCTCGCGGCCACCCGCCTGCCGCGCAAGCCACTTGCCGATATTTGCGGAAAACCGATGATCGTGCGGGTTTTGGAGCAGGCGAGAAACGCCGATATCGGCGAGGTCGCGGTGGCTTGCGACGACAAGGACGTTTTCGAGGCGGTCCAGGATCACGGCGGCAAGGCCGTCATGACCAGGACCGATCATGCTTCCGGCTCCGACCGGATTTTCGAGGCCGCCGGCTTGCTCGATCCCGACAAAAAGCACGACGTGATCCTGAACGTGCAGGGTGACGTGCCTCTGATCGAGCCTGCGGCGATTCGCGCAGCCTTCGCGCCTCTGGCGGTTTCCGACGTCGCCGTCGGCACGATCATGACCGAGATTACCGATCCAGCCTATCGCGACAACCCGAATTTCGTGAAGGCGGTGACCACCCCGAACGGACACGGCCATCACCGGGCGCTGTATTTTACCCGCGCGACCGCGCCGAGCGGCGACGGACCGCTCTATCAGCATCTGGGGATCTACGCCTACCGGCGAAACGCCCTGGCGCGGTTCGTCCAGCTGCCGCCCTCGCCCCTGGAAATGCGGGAAAAGCTCGAGCAGTTGCGCGCCCTGGAAGCAGGCATGCGCATTGATGTCTCGATCATTGACAGCGCCCCGATGGACGTGAATACGCAAGAAGACCTCGACCGGGCCCGCGCGGCCTACCAGACCACCTGA
- a CDS encoding diguanylate cyclase has protein sequence MGINLTRNIFSRSGGTWVASLVAAVCFLAGIAVTAHVGQLVRNELISHHKRQAVASLSEARARLEGEIGRTVAYGLGIRSYVTQFVDQPFDLEDYREIGVELLEENPSIRSIGLAPNNILRAVFPFEPNRSAIGLNYRMNTAQWPAIRKAMMTREVVIAGPLELVQGGTALLIRIPVFPAAFPGQPLEERSYWGVATLALDQQGLMAAAGIKDVVNGIRIGVVNRATVENNKMIVGSPSLFEKDTVSLPLHLPGGLEWEMVGYPEAGWSSSGNQVWITQLVGSLISLVFGAMAFLLISEVYKVRSMALHDPLTGLANRRLLEDRMHQLAAMCERSGAGFEIFYVDLDAFKPVNDNYGHAVGDQLLIEVGQRLQNQIRQTDTVARVGGDEFIVLTPGNMRREEKKTFLHRLGEKVAQVFEYSGALIDVRASIGSASYPGDAATVEDLLRVADGRMYAQKAKSKQGSEEFPPKGLPQTG, from the coding sequence ATGGGCATCAATCTGACGCGGAATATTTTTTCGAGGTCCGGTGGAACGTGGGTTGCGTCCCTCGTTGCCGCCGTCTGCTTTCTTGCAGGGATCGCGGTCACCGCCCATGTCGGCCAGCTCGTTCGCAACGAACTGATCTCCCATCACAAACGGCAGGCTGTCGCCAGTCTTTCCGAAGCGCGCGCCCGGCTTGAGGGCGAAATCGGCCGGACGGTCGCTTACGGCCTCGGCATCCGGTCCTATGTGACCCAATTTGTCGACCAGCCTTTCGACTTGGAGGACTATCGCGAAATCGGGGTCGAGCTCCTTGAGGAAAACCCGTCGATCCGCTCCATCGGACTGGCGCCCAACAACATCCTGCGTGCGGTCTTTCCGTTTGAACCGAACCGGTCGGCGATCGGCCTGAACTACCGGATGAACACGGCGCAATGGCCTGCGATCCGCAAGGCCATGATGACAAGGGAAGTCGTGATCGCGGGACCGTTGGAGCTGGTCCAGGGCGGCACGGCCCTGTTGATCCGCATTCCCGTGTTCCCGGCGGCCTTCCCCGGCCAGCCCCTGGAAGAGCGCAGCTACTGGGGGGTTGCGACGCTTGCCCTTGATCAGCAGGGCCTGATGGCGGCGGCGGGGATCAAGGATGTCGTCAACGGGATCCGCATCGGGGTGGTCAACCGGGCAACCGTTGAAAACAACAAGATGATCGTCGGCAGCCCGTCCCTGTTCGAAAAGGACACCGTGTCCTTGCCGCTGCACCTGCCTGGCGGGCTCGAATGGGAAATGGTCGGGTACCCGGAGGCGGGATGGTCCAGCTCCGGCAACCAGGTCTGGATCACGCAGCTCGTGGGCAGCCTGATTTCGCTGGTCTTCGGTGCGATGGCCTTCCTGCTGATCAGTGAAGTCTACAAGGTCCGGTCGATGGCGCTGCACGATCCGTTGACCGGACTTGCCAACCGCCGGCTGCTGGAAGACCGCATGCATCAGCTTGCGGCCATGTGCGAGCGGTCCGGAGCGGGGTTCGAGATTTTCTATGTGGACCTGGATGCCTTCAAGCCGGTCAACGACAATTACGGTCATGCCGTGGGGGACCAGCTCCTGATCGAGGTCGGCCAGCGGCTGCAGAACCAGATCCGGCAGACCGATACGGTCGCGCGGGTCGGCGGTGACGAGTTCATCGTGCTGACGCCCGGCAACATGCGGCGCGAGGAAAAGAAGACGTTCCTGCATCGTTTGGGCGAGAAGGTCGCGCAGGTCTTCGAGTATTCGGGCGCCCTTATCGATGTCAGGGCCAGCATTGGATCGGCAAGCTATCCGGGAGACGCTGCCACCGTGGAAGACCTGCTCAGGGTCGCCGACGGCAGGATGTACGCGCAAAAGGCAAAATCCAAGCAGGGATCCGAGGAGTTCCCGCCCAAGGGCCTTCCCCAGACAGGTTAA
- a CDS encoding adenosine kinase, producing the protein MTETRFDALCIGNAICDVFAHVEEDFLLQENLIKGSMRLIETDEAVRLFDKMGQTVRVSGGSAGNTAAGIASLGGRPAYFGKVAEDELGDSYYHDMNGTGVYFNTPRLREWKPTARSMILITPDGERTMNTYLGACTEFGPADVDEDVVAASAVTYMEGYLWDPEEAKKAFLKAAEIAHANGRKVAITLSDSFCVDRYRSEFQSLLTDGVVDLLFANEHELRALYETSDLDTAIAATRETGALAALTLGKDGAMVFNREETFRVSAQEVDNVVDLTGAGDLFASGFLFGLARDLKLSEAAELGCLCAASVISHVGARPERPLKNLAAQNGYSL; encoded by the coding sequence ATGACTGAAACCAGATTTGACGCCCTATGCATCGGCAACGCCATCTGCGATGTCTTTGCACATGTCGAAGAGGATTTCCTGCTTCAGGAAAACCTGATCAAGGGCTCCATGCGCCTGATTGAAACGGATGAAGCCGTCCGGCTGTTCGACAAGATGGGGCAGACCGTCCGCGTTTCAGGCGGCAGCGCCGGCAACACCGCGGCCGGCATTGCGTCGCTCGGTGGGCGGCCAGCCTATTTCGGTAAAGTGGCCGAGGACGAACTGGGCGACAGCTACTATCACGACATGAACGGCACCGGGGTCTATTTCAACACGCCCCGGCTGCGCGAATGGAAGCCCACCGCGCGCTCGATGATCCTGATCACGCCGGATGGCGAGCGCACCATGAACACCTATCTGGGCGCCTGCACGGAGTTCGGTCCCGCCGACGTGGACGAGGATGTCGTTGCCGCCTCCGCCGTCACCTACATGGAAGGGTACCTGTGGGATCCGGAAGAGGCCAAGAAGGCTTTCCTGAAGGCCGCCGAGATTGCACATGCCAACGGCAGGAAAGTCGCAATCACCCTGTCCGATTCCTTCTGCGTGGACCGCTATCGCAGCGAATTCCAGTCCCTGCTCACCGATGGGGTCGTCGATCTCCTGTTCGCCAACGAACACGAGCTGCGCGCGCTTTATGAAACCTCGGACCTGGATACCGCCATCGCGGCCACCCGCGAGACCGGTGCCCTTGCCGCACTGACCCTCGGCAAGGACGGCGCCATGGTCTTCAACAGGGAGGAAACCTTCCGGGTGTCTGCCCAGGAGGTTGACAATGTCGTCGATCTGACCGGTGCGGGCGATCTCTTCGCCTCCGGTTTCCTGTTCGGCCTGGCACGGGATCTCAAGCTCTCCGAAGCGGCCGAGCTTGGTTGCCTGTGCGCCGCCAGCGTGATCAGCCATGTCGGCGCCCGTCCGGAGCGGCCTTTGAAAAACCTGGCTGCCCAGAACGGCTACTCCCTCTGA